Part of the Paludisphaera borealis genome, GGGTTTCGAGGAACTCGTCGCGGCATCCGGTGCAGCAGATCGGGAACTCGCGTCCCTGAAAAGAGACCGTCAGGGTCGCCGCTCCGCCGGTGACGACGCACTTGCGGCGCTCGACGGCTTGCGCGCCGGCGGCGAACGTCTCCCCTTCCTTCGTGAGCCCGACCTCGATCGCGGGCGCGTACTGGACGCGGCCCGCCGGCTTGCGGTCGGCGATGAGCGTGTAGCGAATGAAGTTGCTGTTGGCGCGCAGCGTCAGGCGCTCGGCCGGATCGCCCGACTTGACGCCGGTTCGTTCGAGGGTCAACAGCTTGCGGGAGGCGTCGAGGCCTCCTTCGTAAACGATCGTCGCGCCGGCGGGCGCGACGGCCTCGGCCTTGAGCTGGTAGCGGTCTTTCGAGGCGTCGAAGGTGAGCGTGGCGGCCTTGAGGAGCTTCGACCCCTGGAACGTCACGGACATCGCGATCGGCTTGCCGCCGGAGAAGGTCCAGGCCCAGGCGTGCGTCTCGGGCCAACCTCGAAACCGCTGGGAAGGGTCCTCGCGCGACACCCCCTGCCCCTTCCAGCTCCCGACCAGGTACTCGAAGGGGGCGAACGGCGGCGGGATCTCGCGGCCGGCGGCCCCGTCGCCCCGGACGGTCGCGATCCCGAACAGGACCGCGCCGGCGACGGCGACGACGAAAGCCGAGGCGATGGGAACCGGCGGCCGGAGGCGACGTCTCATCATCAAATCCTCATCACGGCTTGGCCTGTCGCGGGGCGGCCGCACGCGGACCGCGCCCCGACAGGGCCTGAAGTACCTGCCTGCCGACGCTCGGCTGGCGACCGGGAGCGCGGCTGACCGCCGTCCCCACCGGAACGTCGACGTCGATGTACCCGATCATCATTTCCTCGAACGTCTGCTCGCCCCAGCGGACCAGCTTGTTCGGGTCGGGGTTGTTGAGGTTGTTCGACGTGTTGTCGAAGTGGGCCAGGCAGTCGATGCGCGTCCCCTTCGGCAGCACCAACGGCTCGGCGAGCGTGTAGTAGCTCTGCCAGCCGAAGTCATAGGCCGGCACCGAGAGCGCGACCTCGGGCGCCTGGCCGGGTCGCGTGATCGTGTAGCGGAAGTCCTTGCCGCGAAGGTGCATATGCGGCATGAAGCTGAGCAGCCGCAGGTCTTGCGAGAGCGTCGTCGAGGAGGCGACCGCCAAGTCGTCTTTGTTCGGGGGAATCATGAAGTCGCTCTCGAAGACCGCCATCGTGAACGCCTCGCGGACGGGCGGCTTCTTGGCGAAGATCAGGCCCAGTTTGGAACGATCCTGGCGCACCTCGCCGATCGGCGTGTAGTGCAGCTCAAAAATCAGGTCCGAGCCGGCCGGAATCCGCTTGGCCGTCCCCTCGGGGAAGACCGACGGCATGTCGCCGGGGGCGTAGCCGCAAAAGTGCCGCCCGCCCAGCCCCTCGGCTCGCTCCTTCTGATGCGTGTCGAGGTAGACGACGATGTGGTGGACGACCGAGCGGTCGCCCGGCACGGCCTCGGCGGCCTGAACCCACCTGTCCTCTTTGAAATTCGTGGGGACGCGGAACCGGACGTACGCGACCACGCCCTGCTTGGGGACCGTGTAGGTCTCGGGGATCTCGAGGACCAGGTCGGGCGTGCCGATGCTCCAGCCTTGAGGATACGTCCGCGCGGCGGGGATGTCCTTGGGCTCGCCGAGCGGGGCGCCCTGATCGATCCAGGCCAGCAGCGTCGCCCGCTCCTTGGCGGTCAGGCTGCGATCGTTGGCGAAATGACCGTAGTTCGGGTCGGCGTGCCAGGGAGGCATGCGGCGGTTGTCGACCACCTCGCGGATCATCGCCGAATGCTTCCGCGCGTCGTCGTACGACAGCAACGAGAACGGCGCGACCTGGCCGGGGCGGTGACACGACTCGCAACGGTTCTGGATGATCGCGGCGGCGGCCGACGAATAGGTCACCTGGCCGATATCGGCCGCCTTGATCGCGTCGGCGTCGTGGGCCGCGGCGATCGCCGGCGCGGGAGGCCGCACGCGAGGGGGCGAAGTCTTCGCGACCGCCTGAGCCTTGACCCTCTCGATCAGGCAGCCCACGGCGGCCGTCGCCTTGACCTTCACGGGTTGCTTGGCGGCGAGAGAGTCGAGGGCGTCGCGAAGATAATGATGCTCGGCCGCCGGCTTGCGCGCGCCGACGCCGTACTGGTCGTCGATCGCCCCTCGGTAGCAAATTCGGGCCATGCCGTCGAGAACCAGGACCTCGGGCGTCCGCTCGATCAGGGCGGCGTCGGCGATCAGGTTGTCGCGGTCCTTGAGGACCGGGAAATCGAGCTGGAATTTCCGCGCGTGGGCGGCGATCTCGGCGTCGGTCTCGTGGGCGTTGGAGTTCACG contains:
- a CDS encoding redoxin domain-containing protein: MLQPDLLRNRIGSSLMVLAALAAGVRAAADDPPKPSVPQPPSSATTADALPVDRSVGQRLANFTLTDAVTGRPYMLYGYAGKTGMVLVFMGTTCPVGDVYMPRLAEISRDYRAKGFVVLGVNSNAHETDAEIAAHARKFQLDFPVLKDRDNLIADAALIERTPEVLVLDGMARICYRGAIDDQYGVGARKPAAEHHYLRDALDSLAAKQPVKVKATAAVGCLIERVKAQAVAKTSPPRVRPPAPAIAAAHDADAIKAADIGQVTYSSAAAAIIQNRCESCHRPGQVAPFSLLSYDDARKHSAMIREVVDNRRMPPWHADPNYGHFANDRSLTAKERATLLAWIDQGAPLGEPKDIPAARTYPQGWSIGTPDLVLEIPETYTVPKQGVVAYVRFRVPTNFKEDRWVQAAEAVPGDRSVVHHIVVYLDTHQKERAEGLGGRHFCGYAPGDMPSVFPEGTAKRIPAGSDLIFELHYTPIGEVRQDRSKLGLIFAKKPPVREAFTMAVFESDFMIPPNKDDLAVASSTTLSQDLRLLSFMPHMHLRGKDFRYTITRPGQAPEVALSVPAYDFGWQSYYTLAEPLVLPKGTRIDCLAHFDNTSNNLNNPDPNKLVRWGEQTFEEMMIGYIDVDVPVGTAVSRAPGRQPSVGRQVLQALSGRGPRAAAPRQAKP